A stretch of DNA from Macrotis lagotis isolate mMagLag1 chromosome X, bilby.v1.9.chrom.fasta, whole genome shotgun sequence:
agaccaaagactattactatcaaattagaaaaaaaaaacgtTATATTATCTCATACCAAATGACTTTTATGGTTGCTTCTTTATAATAGAACTTCAGGTCTGGAAGTTCTATTTCCCCGttgtttctaaatttttcattattttccttgatatcgtatatcttttatttctccaaCTGAATTATGTTATGATTTTATGGAGGCCTGTAAAATGTGACTGTGATAAgctcatgctttatttttcttccttaaggatctgatttctctgtcatcacattcaactgagattaacttataacatagaaccaatgtaaagattaaaagaatgccttctgggcagctaggtggtgcagtggatatagcatcggccctggagtcaggagtacctgagttcaaatctgtcctcagacacttaatgattacctagctgtgtggccttgggcaagccacttaacctcattgctttgcaaaaatctaaataaatagatagataaataagtgaataaataaaataaaataataccttctgcgggggtgggggaagggaagcaagaatggggggaaaattgtaaaactcaaaataaaatatttataaaaaaattttaaaatggggcagctaggtggcatagtggatagggcaccagccctggagtcaggaggacctgagttcaaatccagcctcggacacttaataattacctagctgtgtggccttgggcaagccactgaaccccatttgccttgcacaaacctcaaaaaatttaaaaaaagaattaagatcaGGTTTGGGGGGCAGCCAGTTAGTggaatggataaagcaccgggccccggagtcaggagaacctgagttcatatcagacacttaaccccagcAAGAACTAAAAACTGGTGGAGGGaaaatacaaaggagaaaataaaatatagccttgatatcaggaaagacttcctagcGATTAGAGATATTCCCTAGTAGAAACGGCTGCCTTGGGTTGGTAGGAATTCCTTCATTCTTTAAAGATCTCTGCttccacaaagaaaaaaaggctaTTCTGGTGCACTAGCCTCTGGTCCTACCTCTGTCACGCTCCCCTTCACCCTTGCGTTAAATAACGGGGTGTCCTCAGTCTTTGCTGAGGTTGGCCCTCCCTGCTCGCTGGATCCCCTTCCAGCCCTCGTGGTCCCGCTACTTCCATTGCTCCGGACTGCGGGGGCCGGGCTGGCAAGGCCCCGGCCCGGCCTGCAACAAGCCCACGGCCACCCACCAAGGGCTCGGGCGCGGGGGACCTGGGGAGGAAACACTTTCAAGGGCGCAGGGCGCTTGTCACACCGGCGGCCCTCGGCCCTGCGCAGCCCGGAGTCGCCTTTTGACTCCCGGGCCTTCGGCGCCCTCCCCCCGGGGCGGGGCCCAGCTCCAGGCCGGGCTGCGCGGCTCCCTCCCCCCGGGGCGGGGCCCAGCTCCAGGCCCGGCTGCGCGGCTCCCTCCCCCCGGGGCGGGGCCCAGCTCCAGGCCGGGCTGCGCGGCTCCCTCCCCCCGGGGCGGGGCCCAGCTCCAGGCCCGGCTGCGCGGCTCCCTCCCCCCGGGGCGGGGCCCAGCTCCAGGCCGGGCTGCGCGGCTCCGGGGCGGGGCCCAGCTCCAGGCCGGGCTGCGCGGCTCCCTCCCCCCGGGGCGGGGCCCAGCTCCAGGCCGGGCTGCGCGGCTCCGGGGCGGGGCCCAGCTCCAGGCCGGGCTGCGCGGCTCCCTCCCCCAGGGGCGGGGCCCAGCTCCAGGCCGGGCTGCGCGGCTCCCTCCCCCCGGGGCGGGGCCCAGCTCCAGGCCGGGCTGCGCGGCTCCCTCCCCCCGGGGCGGGGCCCAGCTCCAGGCCGGGCTGCGCGGCTCCGGGGCGGGGCCCAGCTCCAGGCCGGGCTGCGCGGCTCCCGCGCCGCTCTTTTGGCTCCCCGCAGCCGCCGTAGCAGGGCGTGCCCGGAAGTGCCGCTGCCGCGCGGAAAGGCTGGAGGCCGCGGCTCCCGGCTCGGGCCGCCATGAAGCCCCCCGTGAGGCGGCGCGCGGCCCCGACGCGGTACCGAGGGGCGGCCCCGGCCGCGGTCTGCAAGGCCGCGCTCTGGACGCCGCGGGAGAAGCAGCAGCTCCTCCGCTTACTGTTGGCGCGAGACGGGGAGCGAGAGCCCGCGGCTGAGGAGCTGCAGCGGGGGCTGCCCCACCGGAGCCAGGCGGAGgtccgggggcggggccggggaaGGGGCGGGGCCTAGCCCGGGCCGGAAGGTGGGGGAAAGGGGTGGCCGTCGTGGGGGCGGGGTCGAAGGGAAAGGAGAGCAGGGATAGGATCCGACGGGGAAGGGGCGGAGCGTAGGGGGCGGGGCAGAGGCCAGAGCGAGGCTGGAGCGGCGGGAGTTCAGGAAGCACGTGTGTGTCGTCGAGCCACGGGCGTGGAGGCTGTGCCAGTCCCCGTGCCAAGCGCAGGGGATGCAAAAAGAGGACAAAGACAGGCCGCAGACCACGCTGTGCCTGAGAAATGCCCGCTGAATGAACGCACCAACGGGAGGGGGGCCGCACACATAAATATGTTCAAAGCAAGCCCAGTGCCAGGGAGGCAGGACCCGCTGACAGAGAAGGCGGCCTGTGGGAGGGCGGGAACAGCCGGGAGGCCGGTGCAAGAGTACCTGCTAGGTGTGGTAAGAGTTGAATGCCAAAGAGAGCACCCGggggcaatagggagccaccTGGGTATGTGGAGAGGTGACGTCATCAGGCTGagctttaggaaagtcacttcagTGGCTGAAGgcaggatggattggagtggggagaggctTGAGGCACCCAGGACCCCCGACCCCCTCCAGGAAGGCTATTGTTGGAGTCTGGGTGAGAGGCGATAAGGGTCTGCACCAGAGAGGATGATGTGTCAGAGGAGAGGTGAGGACAGTGGGAGAGAGGTCACAGAGGCAACATTGGCAATGGCTTTTATATGGAGGCCTGAGGGGACTGTAATCACAGGGCAGGTGGGATGCAGGGAgggtttagggggaaagataatgagttcagttttggattaTTTAAGTTTCAGATGTCTACTGGATTATCCAGTTTGGGATATCTGAAAGGCAgtgggagataaaaaaaaattgcagggCAGTAGAGAATTGGGGTCAGGAAAGGTAGATTTGCGAATATTTGGTTTAGAGATTATAATTAAATCCATTGGAGTggatgagatcatcaagtaaaGTTGTATagtggaagaagagaagagggcccaggacatATGCCGAGGGACATTTATAATTAGAAGGCTTGATCTGAAGGGAGCGGAGAAGGAGCATTCAGGGAGTGTAGgagaagaaaaccaagagagaagagAGTTATCAAGGAAGAGCGTGATCCACGCTACCAAAGGCTAAAGAGAAGTCAAAGAGGACTGAGGACTGAGAAAACACTGGAGATTAACAACTAAGAGAtcactgataactttggagagagcagttttggtaGAAGAGTGAGGTCATGAGCAAAATTGTAAAGGGTCATGAAGAGAGTGAAAGTAAGTGGAAACACCTCTGTAGATGGCCATTTCAAAGAGTTTAACTACAAAGGACAGAAAAATTATACGATGATAGAAAGGGTGGAGGAACCATGTGAGGGAGATGTGAACATGTCTTTGGGCAGCAGGGAATGAGCcagtagagagacagagattgaaaagaagagatagaatagAGATGACAGAGGGAGATGATCTGTTGGAGGAGACAGGATGGAATGAGTTCCTCTTGAGGAGGTAGAAGAATTAAACTTGGTAAGAGTAAAGCCACCTCATCAGATGAGATGGTTGGGGTTTGGAGAAGGGAACAGAAGGCTCCAGAGTGAAGTGGGATGAGGAAAAGGGGGAGCTCATGGGTGAacagactcattttttttttttttttgtaaaatctgAGGCGAGGTTCTCAGCTAAGAAGGTAGTGGGAGTGGAGCCATGGGAGGTTTGAGGaggaatgaaaagatttggaaactgcTGTGGAGAGTGGGAGAATGAGTTGATGAGCGAGGTATAGAAGGATTGCCTAGTGACAGTGAGGGCTCAGTTGAGGTTGTGTAACCAATTTGTAGTGACTCTAGTCAGAATGATTGTGcagttttcttcatcttcattttgtAACATATGTATGGAAGGTGCCAAATGGTGGAAGTGGTCCAAGGCTGAGATTTGGCAGGGCATGATAAGAGGAAATGATAAAGAGGGCATCAGTATAGAACTGAATTGGCTTACCAAGGGGTCAGGATAGCAAAAAGAGTTTAAGGGAGTTAGTCTGGAGACAGTTTGTCAAGGAACTGGAGTTCATGAGGATGGAAGAGACCCAAATTTGGGAGTAGGACTGAAAAGAAAAAGGGCAAAAGTGGAGGCTCAGGTGAGTCAGGGCCAGGATGAGAGACAAGGCTGGAGGAAGCAAAGGACTTTCCTGCCAAAGGCTAGGTTGAGGTGAAGAGGGTGGCAGAATTCAGGTGGCTAAGAGGCAGGTTCACATGGGAAGGAGGGGAATCTGAGGGGATCTGAGGATCTAAGGATCTAAGGAGGGAAAAGGCAATCTTAGGAGACAGAGCAGGGCTTCTGGGAGGTTTAGGGAACTAAACCAGAGAGACTGGAGGCTTAGGTGAAGGGCCGGGCCAGGATCAAGTGAGACTTGGGTGGGGGGCAGGGCCAAGGCCTGGGTGAGGGATTGGGGCTGATTTAGGCCAGCTAGATGGAGTGctggaactggaatcaggaagagctgaatttgaattctacctTAGAGAGtgacttagctctgtgaccttgcaTAACATATTGTAATgccttcagcctcagttttctcacctataattGAGTGGAAAACCActcagggttgtggtgaggatcacaTAAGATAACGTGAAAGAGCACCATATAAATActgctgttgttgttgtcatcATTATTCTTATTACTCTGAGCTGTGAAACGTGACTCAGCTGAACCTAGTTGGAGGCAGGCTGAGGTGGGGATAGAGAGGTGGTAAAGACCTGGGGAGCTATGAGAGGGATCCCCTGGATGAAAGTGAGGCTCAGGTGACACTGAGGGAGCTTGTGCTCCTTTGATGTCCAGAACACTTTGTGTAAATCCTGgttttataacatttttctttgcttcagtttttccatatttaaaataAGCACATTTGACTTCATGATCCTCCTGTAAGCCTTCTCAGGGAAAAACAGTCTTGTCTAAGTCCTTAGGCTCTGCAGAGCAGAACTGGGGACAAGCTTCAGTCTTGCCCAGACTGTTGGGGGAGGGTAAAGATCTATGAGAGACAAAGACAACAGGCATTTATGATACATGAATTGGGGGATCATTCAAGGTCTACTCTGTGCCAGATggcagagtctttttttttaaggtctttgcaaggcaagtggggttaagtggcttacccaaggccacacagctaggtaattattaagtgtctgagaccggatttgaacccaggtactcctgactccagggccagtactttatccactgaaccacctagccgcccccagatggCAGAGTCTTGGGTGTGCCCAAAGAGACAGGAATTAGAACCCTTGGAAGAACCAAGGGCAGGCCAGCTTTGGGAGAAAAATGGGTCCAGCACAAAGATGCAGATCCCTTCTGTCAGGAAGGAGAGGtgatctcttcccttttctcaggCAAGAGAAGGTAGATGGcctgaggaaaaaaagataattgagatTTTTCTCTATTCAGTTATGAAGTGTCTTCTGAGTATAAGGTCTTTGGGAAAATTAACATCCTgtatttacattaataaaaatcaCAGCATTTTGGAGCTGAACTtcaatttacaaagcatttattaaatccctactatgtgccaggcctgTGGCCTTGCCCTGGAGGAGGGCCCTTAGGAGCCTTGGAAGCCATGTCCAGCCTGAAGAAGAGATCTTCTGGGGTGCCCAGCACCTGGAGGTCAAACTTCAGGACCTTCAAGGAAGGAGACCTGGTCTCCCAAAGCAGCCTCTACCCCTTAGAGATAGCTCCTACTGCTGCTGAGACTTTCATCGTCTCAAACCTCTATTGCCCTCTGTGTTCCCAGGACCCAAATGGAACAAGTTTAACCCTTCTTCCACATGAAAGCTGTTTCCCAAGTATAAGTCCTTCTTCTTCATGTTAAACATCCTAATTTGTGTATGAACTCAAGACCTTTCTCAAGAGAGGTTGCCCTTCTTTGGATACTCTTGGGTTATAGTGTCCTTCCCAAAATGTGACCATGCTTAGTTCAATGCTCTAGAAGTGGTTTGACCAGAGGAGAGAAAGGTGGAACTACCTCCTCTTTATTCTTGGAAGCTTTGCCTCTCTTATTGCTGTTCAAGCTTTATTTTGGCTGCCTTCTCAGTTGGCTCAGTGAGTCACCCAAACCCCAGATACTTTTCAGACAAACTGCTTGTCTTACCATGCTTTGGAATGGAATAACATTTGCTAACTAATGGAAAAGCACTTATTAACCGTCTGCTTATAAGCCAAACCCTATGCTAGGTCTTGGGGATAGAAATAAAACATCATGATAGCCCATTCTCATGGAACTCCcattctaattggggaagacAATCCtgatgaaactgatttttttcaaacctcatctaaaattttttattttactgtttccTAGATTTCAgcttggaaaggacctcagaggtcattatatccaactctttcctttattttccagataaggaataTAAGGTTAGAGAAGGTAATGACTTCACCAAGCTGGCATAGGCCAAGTAAATGGCCAAGACTTTGAAGCCAGCATGCTTGCCCCTATACCCATGTTGCTTCATTGCCACTGAATTTTGTCTCCCTTGTTCCCATGTGTGGTGACTTTTTTGTATTGAGTCATCCAATGTATTTCTGTCCTTTCGAGATCTGTATATCTacaaaaattgataaatatgtCAGTTATGCATTTAGACAAGGTATTGATAAAAGTATTAACCAGCATGTGGCCCAATATCGATTCTCGATGCACTCCACTGCAAACTTCCTTTCAACCTGATAACAAGCTATTAATGTTTACCCTCTAATTCTGGTTCTCCATCTATCTAATTGTACCATTATCTAACCTAGAagtgtttaaataaataaaaacaaaacaaaccatagataatgttaacatgTGTAGCCAGCAGGGATCCTTATCTTTGAATTTCATAGCACCAAGCTAGcctccatctctccatctcttccttaagaCAGTATGAAACACTTTATCAAATGAGTTTTTGAAACTGGATGGATTTCTGCATGTGAGTATTAATAAATCTTCATGTGGAATGCCAGTCCTAAAATCCAGTCTCATAGGGGTTCAGACTAAGACAAGTAACACATACTCAGGAGACAGATCTAGCAGAACGTGCAGACTACAGTCTCTCTGTGGTTAAGGACTTCCCTTGCCAAGGCAAATCAAGGaggacttcctgtagaaggtggcaTTGGCTTGAGATCACATtgggctccttgagggcaggagctgttCTTGCCTGCCCAGCTCAGTATCGGGCAGATAATTAAACAAGTAAacacatgtaaaatgctttgccaaccttaaagcactatataaataccagCAATTAAGATTATTGtgtgataattattttctttgacttgggagttgggCTTATTGGGTGCTCAGGGGACGTAGGCATGGACATCCCTGGGCTATATCCTGAGGGAAGCCTTGCACAGACTCAAGACATTAACATTCTTTCTGATTCCTTCACTAATCTCCTCTTTCTGCCATGTCTTCCTAGATCCAGGATTTCCTCCAGTTGTTGAAGCGTCGTGTGGCCCGGGAGGTAATTCAGCAGGAGCATCGCTGCTGCCAGAAGGAACAGAGGTTTCATAAGTCTGAAGTTCCAGCCCCCATTGAGGTGAAGATGGGGTGAAAATTCCAGAGAAGTCAGAATGTGGGGGGACAGGAGACCATGAGCAAGGGAAGGGGTCTGAGAGAAGAGACCCCGAGTTTTATTGGCATAGCCATTGGCAGGAACATTGAATTTGGTCAGAGGACCCATGTATGATATGTGCTCAGCTTCTTACTGTTCATGTGACCTGAGCCAGTATTTTagcctctttgtgcctcagtttcctaatctgtacaatgaggggattgaactatACTGtcttaattaattattttttttaactttatttaaggcagttaagggttaagtgacttgcccagagtcacacagcaaggtaattattaagtgtgtgaggctggatttgaattcatgtcccccgactccagggccagtgctctattcactgcaccacctaggtgcccctggaCTAAATAGTCTTAAGGTGCCTGTGATGCTGTAGCACTTGGTTGGGTATGAAAGGAGCGTCTTTGAGGGATATGAGATGCAGCTggatgaggaagaagggagacaGATGACATCTTGCTAAGATAAGGTGTGATCAGGTGGAAATCCTGTCTTCAATTCTAGGTTTGGACAGATCTGGCTAAAAAGGTGACCAGTCAGTTGGAAGAAGCAATGACCACTGCCTTTTCTCAGGTACCAGAGGCCCTGCAATTCTCTAGCTCATATGTTTTCCAGACATCTGTGACTTCATCAGGGAGCGCACTGCCTTCAGACTTTGttatagctatttttttttaactttaaggcaatggggttaagtgacttgcccagagtcacacagcaaggtaattatgaagtttctgaggctggatttgaattcgggtcccccgattccagggccagtgctctattcactgcgccacctaagtGCCCCTGGACTAAATAGTCTTAAGGTGCCTGTGATGCTGTAGCACTTGGTTGGGTATGTCCCTCTCTGATCTGACTACCTTCTTGAGCTCCCACAGTCTAAAGAATTCATGGCCTTGCAGCCGGCTGTCTAGAGAGGAGGCCTGGATAACAGCCTGCCACCAGCCTGGACCCAAAGGCTTTGCAGCAGAGCAGCCACAAGGGGTCCCAGAAAAGATTGTTAGAGACAGTCCAAGAAACTCCAGCCTATACATCTGCCCTTGGGGAGACACTGGAGCAGGGGTTCTTAAAGGAGATTTGGCCGTTTTCCCCACCCCCTACTCTGTAAACTCTAGTGACTCCTTGTGATctcaggatcaaatagaaaatcctcttTGGCTTTCAGAGCCCTTGGGACCTGACCTCTGCCTTCCATGCCCTCTTTAATGTGGTGACACCAGCTCTTGAACTTACCTCCAGGGGTTTTCTCAGGTTATCCCCCATGTCTGGCTCTTTCTACCTTCTGCTGGTGATGATTGTCCAGAATATCCCCGGCTGTTTGCCTGCTGTCTCCCCCATTAGCCTGTGAGCTCTCAGCTTGGACACTTTTTTGTTACCTCTCTTTGTCCCCCCAGGGGATAGCACATAAAacatgctaaataaatgcttaaattacagactgattttattttcactaacttcattttctgaaaagaaaagaggTGGAAAGCCAAAATTACCCTAGGAAGAATGACTCCATCTCCTTAACTGTGGGCCCTTTCTGCTGGCCTGTTTTCTCTCTGCCCTGTCTAGATCCTGACCATTGCTGCAACAGAACCCGTGAGTCTGCTCCACTCCATTCCAGAGAAGCCTACCCAAATCAGTGAGAGACAGCTTTTCTGCAAAAACTCTTCCTCTCAGGAAGAACCCCCATCTCAGACCCCAGAGCCCCCCAGTGAGGAAGAAGTCTCTGGGTCCTCAGAAGGCCAGGTCAAGATGAACTCCTCTAAATCTAGCCCGTCCTCACCTACAAATGGGAACTTTGTTATTGACTTTGAGAAGATATATAAATATCTGTCAAGTGTATCCCGGACTGGCAAGGGACTTGAGCTTTCCCCTGGAGGTGAGTGGGGACAGTGGATCCCGGGATGCTATGAATGGGAGCAAGAGGCAGAGCAATGGTCTAAGGAATGGGCAGGGAGGCCCACGATCCTGTTGAGGAGGGTCAGTGGACAGAgagttaagaagatctgagttcaaatgtggcacCAGATATTCACTAGCTCGGTGACAggttatttaacctctgcttaTCTTGGTTTCCTCCCCAAGGGCTGCTGTGAGGTTTAAATAGGTTAAATCTTAAGATGCCATATCCATGCTAATTGttatcttccttctccttttgacTCCTAGAGTCTGCCGTCCTCCTGGATCTGCTCATGTCACTCCCTGAGGAGCTCAGCCGCCTGCCCTGTGACAAGCTGCAGGTCCATATGGTTGGTTCCTACAAAAAATTGATACGTCCTCAGGCGGACTTGAGGCCGAGCCCCAGGGACCCCGGAAAAGGCCACTCGGTGGAAGACAGCCAAGTTAGCGTGTCCACCAGCAGTGACCCAGGGAGCATGGAGAGCCCCCCTCCTGAGAGTCCTGCTGCTTCTGAGCCAAGCCTCCTCCCTGCTCAACAACAGCTGTGGCAGGATTTGGAGTTCTGTCCTATGAACCCATTCCTGGTTCCCTTGGAGCTTCTGTCCCAGACATCGACTCCTGGGCAGTGAGAGCTGGCAGGGCCTTTGCCTGGGGACCAGCTGGAGGGTGGGGCCTATACCAGGCTGAATGGCCATGTGTTGGGaaggggaggtgggaggagggtcaagggagaggagagaaaaaagatggactCCTAGGAAATAAAGCTatgtttattatttctaaaatacttttgATATTTCTAGGCAATTTCTGGGTTTATTTGAGCCCCTATTCTCAATATCTCAATATCTAAGAATTTGTAATTGGTAGCAAGGTAAAGAGATTTCAGAGTTCATCAGGCTGGGAATCAAAGTGTTCTGATGAACCCCATTCCCTCTGTGGATTAAAGAGTTGTCCATGTGCTTAAAGAGATTTAAGGCAGGCAAGTCCAGGAAGTTCTTGGGAAAAGCCCTTTTTAAGCCTTAAAATAGGATTTaagtgtgatttaaaaaaaatcatttgcttaTTCAGCAAATGCTTTTTGAGTTATCTAATGTGCATGGAcatctctccttttttccattctgCCTGGTGTGTTTGAGATAATCAAACATCAGAACATCCCAATGTTTGCCACTCTCAGCACTATCTTTCCTTTAAAACCTTAGTTGGTCTCATAGTGAAGGTTGGGTTTCTGCCTTGACCTTCTGTCTTAGTTGCTGATGGGCACAGTTGCGCAGTTAgtttttacatatacatacacacacacacacacacacacacacatacatatacaggtTCAGAAGGAATGTAAGGTAGGACTCTggatattgtttttattaataactttaaaagctaaataaaattaaattgcaaGT
This window harbors:
- the SNAPC2 gene encoding snRNA-activating protein complex subunit 2, which encodes MKPPVRRRAAPTRYRGAAPAAVCKAALWTPREKQQLLRLLLARDGEREPAAEELQRGLPHRSQAEIQDFLQLLKRRVAREVIQQEHRCCQKEQRFHKSEVPAPIEVWTDLAKKVTSQLEEAMTTAFSQILTIAATEPVSLLHSIPEKPTQISERQLFCKNSSSQEEPPSQTPEPPSEEEVSGSSEGQVKMNSSKSSPSSPTNGNFVIDFEKIYKYLSSVSRTGKGLELSPGESAVLLDLLMSLPEELSRLPCDKLQVHMVGSYKKLIRPQADLRPSPRDPGKGHSVEDSQVSVSTSSDPGSMESPPPESPAASEPSLLPAQQQLWQDLEFCPMNPFLVPLELLSQTSTPGQ